ttgaatgtttttatattccacaaataaaaagtttaaattttgctatattttcaaaatggttTTAATTTAAGGATGCAAATATTGGACTATTTGGTAGCAATACTTAATTAACGAGTGATGAAAAGAGTTTCTCAACGTTCTATATTTCATGATAACAAGTTTATATTAATCTAAAACAGTTGCCCCTCCTTAACTAGCAAAATCATAAttcttgatttaatatttagagcttagaaactttttaatatcaaaacTATAACTGAAATCTTCTTTGATAAACTTTAAAAGATTAAAGTTGTtattctagtttttttttaaagaaattttctCTTTGTGTAACAAAAGAGGAACGAGTTGCGTATACGACACGTTGGACATTTGTCATTAACTATGGATACATACACTAtcgaaaatttgtaaattttactGCTATTTTGCAGAGGTTAGAAGTCACTCAGCTAAagattaaattacaaaattctaATTCattctaatttgttttatctttaaataaaaaaaaaatgaaattcattgaTCAAATTCCGCACAGAATATCCGTAAATTTTTCAGTTTATACGTGAGTTTTTCTCAAAACTATGCAATGCAAATCttgacaaaattaaaaatctaatacatgttgaatattttctttaatgcCTGACTTGACGTctaatctaaaatttattgcacatataaaattgtttcttcGATACGCAAATTTGTATAAGAAAAAATTACACAAGGGAAAAATTGTTTAACCATTTTATTTGGTAAAATTTACAACTATTGCAGTTCTTacaatgaaaagaaattctatttttagagtACTGCAAGCAATTATACGAGTATTTTCACTGCACTTTATAACAGATTAGAAAGACAATTTCATCAGTTCAAATATTTGGGATATGGAAGttgtaatattaaaagtttaaatccatttgaatcaaatatatttcataataattaaattttgggttttttcttaataacttaaatatttaattaagaaattatcaCAGcataagaaacaaaagaaaacacgcAATTAGAAAGagtatttttttggaaatttcccaaataaacaaaaatcaattgcGCCTTAAGGCAAATCGCTTGCAACGCAAGTTTATCGACACTTGTAAACAACCGAAATGCACTCTATAAACATAATAGtataattattgcattttaatttatactaaaCAAGCATTTTGATCAGCTATAAGTAGCTGAGAACACAGAATTCGTGTTCAGTTTGTTCTGTGAACTGTGAATACAATGCGAAATTCTCTAATAATTCTCTGCTTTCTATCGTTGATATGGGTCAATTTGATTTCTGGTCGTAGCGTGGATCAAGATGGTAAATAACAGACAATACTAAACTTGCATTCGGATattcaatacaatatttttcataGTATCGAGTAAAAACGAAAGCAGACTCGAAGAAGTTGAGAAACTAAATGTTGAGTATAAGGAGCGTCTGGATCTGTATGAGAAAAGCCGTTGTCAAAGACACGAGAACTTCAACGATATTTATATAGTTCGTGTGCCTGGTATTGAACCCTTTGCCGCACCCTGTGAATCACGTATTGAGGATGGCGGATGGACTGTTATTCAGAGGCGACTCGAAGGCAACATCAATTTTCAGCGAAGCTGGAATGAATATCGTGAAGGTTTCGGCGACTTGAGAGGAGATTTCTTCATTGGCTTGGAGAAGCTTCATAGAATGACCACCGCGCATACACAGGAATTATTAGTCTTTTATGAAAGATCGCTTCTGGAGACGAAGCAAGAAATGTACCGTAATTTCTTAATTGGTTCCGAACAGGAAGAATATGTGCTAAAGTCAGCAAAGTCGAACGGGTTACTTGGATTTAGAGGAAATATTGGCAAAAAATTCTCAACCTATGATCGAGATAACGATGAGTATTGGTTGGATAACTGTGCGAAAATTTATAACGGTGGCTGGTGGTTCGGCAAGTGCATCCCAGAAGTTGTCGCCTCCAATCCGAATGGACCCTATTTGCCCGAAGTTACCTCTAAATCTAGGGGTATTGTTTTTGCGGGCTTCAAAGGTATTCGAGCAGTGCAAATGATGATTCGTCCACAAAGGAAAGAGGATAAAAAAGATCCATTTGGCTTGAAGTGGGAGTAGCAGcatacattaaataattaaattaaatgtattttattatttgtgttgcAGCTTTAAAAGTGCAACATACGATATGCAACATGTAACATGAGTTGAAATAATATGATCCAAcaggaaataaaaaacattaccACAACTTTTTCATTACAAGAGCAGAGTGCCGAGAGCTATTCATTCAGTGGCCAGTGAATGGACTCATAGATACTCGTCTCTGAGTAATGACACAAAAAGGCGCCAGCCTTTTGATGCTCTTCccgcaaacaaacacaagaacaacaactaaaaaatgacaaaaactaATGAACTCGCTCTGGACAAAGTGGCTACAAAAATGTCCAGTGACAAAATGCCAGCaatatgtatgagtgtgtgtgtttgtgtgtacatgtatgtgaatgtgtgtgctgTGACCCTGTCATAAATTTTCTATGTAAATAcggaaaatatgaaattaaatataatatccATGACCACAGCAAACGGAGGCAACAAAATGTCCATGCAAGCTCATTTCaaaagatattttttattataatagcTCAACATTACGAACATCCAGTTATATAAGGCAACGCCTGATAACACAGCCAGAAACTTTCAAGCATATTCATTTGAAACTATTTCAGTATTCAGACTTGACTAGAGTAAGACTTTGAAtttgttacttttttgtttagattcaaatttcattattcataATTGCGAAGAATTCTTTTTATGTTCAAATTAATCAagtacatattttgaataaaagcaaaacagtgcggtattattatataccgaaataaaTTACCACAAATACTAGATTACATCATATTTGTAATCTgttatactattacatttaaagtataccatagaTCGTAAtagataaaagcaaaacagtacggcattattcttaaaatataccgaatcaatattttaatgtactaattaattgcaaaatataccagattgccagctAAAACAGCCGATTGCTGTAAGCATAATTTGCCatacagttttttttaaataacttcttaAGTTTTTGTCcgattgttttgtttttacaacTACTGTAGGTATTATTATCTGTAGCAAAATGTACTTCCCAAGCTAAAAACTACATATATTATCTCAGCTGATGtggctgatcaagaatatatatacttttttgggTTGCAAATGCCTTATTCTGTGATGAGGCTTAATtcaattgcttaatttaatgATGAAAATATTGGATTATGTACTGGACATTAATTGCGATTATTTGGTTAAGAACTTGTTGTCGTTTAGCGAATTCATTTATGGTTAGAAACAAGCATTAAAACAAGCATTCAGCGACGAAGCACTTCAGCATTTGCTGCTTAGTTAAGTGCACTTGGTCAGCCCTCGGGGACTGTTATTATGCTTTATAGTACATTGGATTGCCCTTCATGCTCCAGTTGGTTTACCTCATCCTCGACATCGTTATGATGGCGCTACTTCAGTGCGATGCAAACAAAACGAGAGAAAAGCgatgcaaaaaaaacaaaaaataaaaaagaaaacggtTCACGTTCATTCATGCTCATTATCCTGTAGATTATTCGGTACTTTACTCAATGCTCAGTGCGAATAATAACGATGATGCCTGGACGGGACGCCAAGGACGCTGTTGAGACAGCAAAAGCGAGGGCTGGCAAACTCTACTCCGCTTTTTGGCTTCTGATTCTCAATCTCATTCTGATGCGAATTCGGGAAATGGGAAAAGCAAAGATTGCAACTTGAGTTGAGTCGTCTCGTGGATGGCTTAATGTTGTTTggcctcgttgttgttgttgttgttgttgatgatgatgcactTGATATTTGCCGTATGAATGCAACCGATGAGATCTTGTTCGCATTCTCTCTGTCGCCGTCGATAGCATTTAAAGCACATTACGACTTGCCCTTAGTCCATACTTGAATATACTATAGTGTACTTCTATGTATGGAGTACTATTACGACTCACTGTGGTCCATTCAAGAGTTCCGGGCTTTTGTTGTCGCTAGTTTGACTTTTACTGCATATTGTCGAGTAcatgcttttcttttttttttttggctctgTGCAAGCTTTTGTGGATTATTTCACATTCATTTTCTCTCCTTTCGAACCCAGTCTCTACTTGAAACCCTCATTGGTTAATTTTTGgtcatttaaatgttaaatattttgaatttatgcaGTTAGCCCGTTTGCTCTTCACCTCGTAAATTCCTATGCTAACGCTAAGCCGAGTGCCATCCATCCccaagacagagagagaaagccaGCAGGAAAGAGCGAGAAAGTGAGAACGCAGCTAATGGACCTCCTGCCTGTCGCGCTCCGTCGCCAATGCGACGTCAAGCTGTTGTCATCATCGCCGCTAATCCCTCGTTTGAGTGGCAAATGCCGCGCCCGAGCAGCGAGCATCAAGCACCGAGCTGCGAGCTCTGTTGGTCAAATCCCGGCAGCCTGGAGGTAGCAAGTGACATTCAGTGAATGGTGGCCAGAGGAAGCCAGAGACAAGTGCCAAGAGGCGGCATGATGTCCGGCTTAGGTAATGGCAATTTAATAAGCTTCTAAACGTTGGACCCACCGGCTCTCTGTGCGCTTAATGTCCCCCAGCTTCAGTCCCGAAGGCGCCTAAAATCATCCAATTGGAGCTGCATTTAcaagtaaacacacacagataccGTATATTCCATTCTGACTGAGAAATTCTATGGCAAAACGCAAACTGATTGAACTTGATTGATTACTATATCGATTTAATCGCTATTGGAACAAATAGTGAATTTACAAAATTGGGagatttattttacaaaacaaTTGTGATCGAGTGATTGACAGACTGATTGACAGCCAAGTGACAGGCGATTGTAGTGCTAAATTTAACAAATCGTTTATCATATAAAGGAGTGATTGACAGACTGATTGAGAGCCAATTGACAGCCGATtgaataatcaaaatataataattgaatgtaTTGACTTCaatattgattgattaaaTGATTGACAAACTAATCACTGATTGACAACCGAATTTATTTCGAAAGGCAAATAACAATATGACGAAATAGATATATCAatcatataattaaaaatcatataatTATCATGTGCtcaatgattgattgattgattgctcTAATACTTAGcggcacacaaacaaattagTAAATTTCACGCAGACTAAGTAGGTTGACTGCTGAATTAATTGCTCCATCCGATGACTGATTAACAAATAGACTTACAGCTTCTGTGATTGATTGATACACTGACTGCTTAACAATCAAAGAACAGATGAAAGCGATAAAGAGAAGCCATcgactttttaaatttaaagttactAAATAAtagactgattgattgattgattggttGCTTGATTGATTGTCCATATGCTTGTACGTTCGaaaaaattgacaaattaatataataagcTGACCAATTGCTGAATGAATTGATCTATCCACTGACTGATTGACAATCAAAGTACTGATCAAGCCAAAAGCGAAATGCTGGCGTCTATTTAAATTGGAATTGTGAGAAAAGTTCAGCAAGTGGGATTAGGCGACGGAAGACAATTGGAGTAGGTAAAAACAATGTGCCGACATGCGAAGCGAAGCTCATGCGAAGCGTGCGCCAATAAGGACGAAAAGGACAACTCAGAAAGTCGACAGGCGTAAAATTGACAAACGTTTTTGGGGGCTAAAAATCATGGTTGGAATGCAGTGGAAAAGGGGTGAACAAAGGcggtaacaacaacaacaacaacaagagcaacatcaCCATCAACAGCAGGCAACAATGCAAACTCTCAGTGCTGAACGCTGCTTGAGCCTGTTGACAATTGTTAGCGAGACATTGACTGAGTGTcagacgacagcagcagcaaggagTCACAGGAATCAGAGGAGTCGCTCGACTGGACGTTTTAATGACATTCAAAGTGTTAAGTCGAGTGGCCGTTTGGGCTCCCAAACAGAACTTAACTTGACCCATTCCCAGGATATGCAATTCCAGCATCCAACTTTCTTCTGCCTATCCTCCTGCTGCcgtccatctctctctctctctgtctctctctctctctctcgcagtcCCTGTGAGTGATGTCAGAGTGCATTCCTGTTGACTTACTGACACTTTGACACTGCCATCGGACCCATAATGTactagttattgttgttctcccactgctgcaactgctgcaaaatTAGTAGCACAAAGTCAACTTGAACTTCTACCAcccaagagcagcagcagcaatctaGGCAACACAAGCTGCTGTCCATTGTCTTCCACTCAGATCAGAACCGACGACTGCGACTGCTCATTATTCAGCTCATTTGCATGCATCTCATTCGGGCTGGCCAGAGCAGCCTAACAGCCTGACAGTCTGCcagctaacacacacacacacatttgtccaattgttatttttgttggtggcTTAATGGGAACAGCTTTTGTCGGTCTTATCAGCATTACATTCTGCATTTGACATTCAAAACCCTATCATGATGCTGCAATTAACCGATGACGAAAGTCAAATGCTCTTTCTTTCATATTGTGAAAGGCTCGCGAGTCAATCTGGtcagtatttaaaattagtttaatatttatttaaaggaGTAAGCGaagtaattcatttaaaataaatttattaatttatacatttttttaaagaacatTTCTCTAATTTTGAACATTGCAACTGTTAACAACTTTTATAAAAGCAGgagctaaacaaataaaattgattagtctaatatttatttttcacttcGTTTAATTTCTTGGCTTACTTGGCTTATTTTCCTTGCAATTTTCGAGTATTTAAAGTACCTCGATCTCGATTCATAAAAGCAGACGCTTCTCAGCATGCGTTTCGAACTGTGCATTCTTTGTGCTGTTGTCATGTAATCGCATTTGGCTTAACCAAGTTTTTGAGGGTGAATGCAATTTGGCTAAAATCATGGCCAGCAATTCTTGTCTAAATAGATTTCGTGCCAGCCATTCTGGCTTCTGCTTCTGTctggcaaacaaacaatacagaaatgaaaatgaagtgCCTGTTGCTGGTTAGTTTTTGGATTTGAAATCGGATTTGGATGAGAGAGATTCGCATAGACTACTGGTCAAGGTCCAagctttctttctctttctgtctatGTATATTTGTCTCTTCTCGGTTGGTAATTAAATTGTCAAGTTAGCATCTCAACATGCAAAAGGAGGCAAACCTGCAGTTTTGCTTGCTACGCATTGTTGACTTTAGATTGAATTAAGCATGTTTAACAATTTGTCATACACAAAAGAGTCTCGGTCAAatcactttaatatttatgaaaacaaTCAACTAAACAATTGTTTTCGATTCAATTATGCAACTGCAATCAAGTTTCGCACAAATTTATTagacacatttttaattgaaaaatatcgAAGCTCTTCAACGATAGAAAATTCAAGATGCTAGACTTTCATAAATTACTCAAAAGTGTCCTTCTTAAACTGCGCATAACTCGTTCAAGAAATCCAGCCATGgcttaaagaaatttaatccACTTGAACGACTTTCATTTCCAACTGCGACTGAAACTGTAGCTGATTCGCTGCACTGCATTCAATTGTGCAGTGAATATTTGAAGGACACGCCCTAATGAGCCATTTCAACAACGAGAGGCCGAGAGACTTGAGTCGAGTCGACTAAGCCACATCGAGCTGAGGTCGGTGATGAGGTCTGGGAGTTGTGTGGCACTGGCCTACGCAGCTGaacttaattgcatttaaattgccaCTCGTGTTATGTTAACAAATAATTAGTTGCCCATTGGGCATGAAAACAGTTTTGCGAGGCGTAACTCGAAGGACGCACCAGACATCCGGCAACACAGACAACGAAGCCCAAGGACATCGAGAGTCTGAACCGCACACTCATTCCTACTCATTTGCATAAAGTCCCAAAAGTGGAAACAGTGGATCTGTTCTAGTTCTCTGGTAAATGCTTGCCATTAGTCAAATGTGGCAATTAGCCaagcaacaaatgaaaaattcacAACATTTCAATAAAGCGTTGCATTATGCATTCCAAGTCGATGGCCAGCCAAACTTGtgcaatttgcacaaattatttatgtgcaaCTGAAACACAACGGGAAAAGCGGAGAGTCGGAAAATCGGAAAACCGGCCACACAATGTGCGAAAATCTCTTAAGATTAAACAGCATCGAAACTTGTATCGATGCATTCAACCTTTCTCACATCCGTTGGCCGTGCATTCAGTTTAGATTTGGGACATTGAAAGGGCAAAGTCATCAATATTCTGTCGACTGCGAGTAAACTTCCAAAGACGATATACAATGGAGCAAATtcgcaacaaaagcaaataaaagttgaagtacaaaagcaaaaatcgTAAGAAAAAACCATTTTTAGAAATTGTGTGATGAGTTAAAAAATTGACATTTGACAAGAGttaaaaaataggaaaaatatgggaaaatgatttaattcaagtaaaaaatgaaaatattttttttttgtaaaaaaaatgattattgtattattccaacaatttgaatgtaatataCGGGAATTATATGAATCTTTTACGTATACAGAGAGacaaaaatctatatttaaaagttcattgcaaatcttgatCTAAGATGcaaaacaatcttgaaataagatttttaggaTTGGGTTTTTTTTAGAGTTCTTGATTTAAGGATAAACCTTTTTGATTCAATTTTGGCATTaaacaatcttgattcaagattttgtTCTTACTGTGAAGTTacaaaaaagatttaaaatgttatgaGCAACGTATttacatcaaaatattttcaaaacatttgaatgcaagaaataattttttaaaaatttctataaGATTAACGattattctttttaaacaatttaaacaaacaattaaaatatacaaattttttaattagaataatgaagataaataatatatttcaacaaatttactttaattagtttaatttcaaatatataaattgtttaattagaATAATGATGAACATTGGAgagaaatcaaaattgaaagaattaattatatattatataatatttcgtacattaaaattaacaatgaTAGATTCTAATATTCAAATGTATCCGTGTAATGTATAAAATGGAAAAGACGTGACACTTACCTTAAGCAGCGCCAAAGAAAGTTGATTAAACAATTTCCAAAGACAAACAATGCAATGCTGTCATCTgcaatgaaaagaaattgaaatacagccattataatttgcatactACTGTGCAGCAATGGTTCAATCAAGCTGCCACATCGACACCCATCAGCTGGCAGATGGGAGGGGAGAATGCCTTCCCCCACTTTCCACTTGCAACCGAGAGGCATTCAACGAAGCATGCGAAAATTTGGCTAATACGGAATGCACGCTAAGAAATTCCGAGTGCATAGATTAAAACAAGACGAAGAGGAGGACGGGCAGGGAATGATGAGGACAAGCTGAGTCATTCCCGCTCCCCGTAGAGCTGCACTTGGCAAGGCGAAAGCAAACTTAATGCAATCAAGCTTAATGCTGCGCGACGGCTGGCCaaaaagacgacgacgacgacgcaacGACGCGACGACGAGACGTTGAGGCGACTAGACGGCAGAGGAGTGATGGCAGGAGGGAGATAGAGGAGAGAGTCGAGTGGCGACCGGAACAAAGTGAATCCTTTGGGCTTACCTGCGGTGcatttttaagcaatttacATAATAATTATCGAGCAGGCGCAACTTGCCAACGAGAGCAAAGTGAAAATTGCCTGAGAATTCGAATGCTCGTTCTCCATGGGGGATTCATTCGtcttgaaatattgaaaaacttgCTCAACTTGCTGGCAACTATATAATTAGTTTTCATCAGCTTTTGTAGCTGTTCAATCTTCGAACTTGCAAAATGAAACGACTTATCGATAAAGTCCCACCTTATAAGTGTGAACTAAATATGCAGTTTAACTTATTGCGAAATTTATTAGAAGCAATTAATCACAAATTAGTAAGTATCTTTAGTGATCTAAGCCCagttttatagtttatttttaagcagaTTTTCACTTACTTAACAAGATTAAAATGCGCTAAAGTAAACTCGATAAATAACTGAAGAATAGTCTAAATTTGAAAGGCTGAAAATAATGCTGTTAAATGATTAACGAGGAATTTCAGTAaccatttttataaattaaaaaaaaataattattattatacccgctacccata
This window of the Drosophila albomicans strain 15112-1751.03 chromosome 2L, ASM965048v2, whole genome shotgun sequence genome carries:
- the LOC117565536 gene encoding angiopoietin-related protein 2-like isoform X2, with protein sequence MRNSLIILCFLSLIWVNLISGRSVDQDVSSKNESRLEEVEKLNVEYKERLDLYEKSRCQRHENFNDIYIVRVPGIEPFAAPCESRIEDGGWTVIQRRLEGNINFQRSWNEYREGFGDLRGDFFIGLEKLHRMTTAHTQELLVFYERSLLETKQEMYRNFLIGSEQEEYVLKSAKSNGLLGFRGNIGKKFSTYDRDNDEYWLDNCAKIYNGGWWFGKCIPEVVASNPNGPYLPEVTSKSRGIVFAGFKGIRAVQMMIRPQRKEDKKDPFGLKWE
- the LOC117565536 gene encoding angiopoietin-related protein 2-like isoform X3 encodes the protein MRNSLIILCFLSLTWVNLISGRSVDQDVSSKNESRLEEVEKLNVEYKERLDLYEKSRCQRHENFNDIYIVRVPGIEPFAAPCESRIEDGGWTVIQRRLEGNINFQRSWNEYREGFGDLRGDFFIGLEKLHRMTTAHTQELLVFYERSLLETKQEMYRNFLIGSEQEEYVLKSAKSNGLLGFRGNIGKKFSTYDRDNDEYWLDNCAKIYNGGWWFGKCIPEVVASNPNGPYLPEVTSKSRGIVFAGFKGIRAVQMMIRPQRKEDKKDPFGLKWE
- the LOC117565536 gene encoding ficolin-1-like isoform X1, which codes for MRNSLIILCFLSLTWVNLISGRSVDQDAPVLTDVEKLSRLEFLEKHSEYKERLSEYEKSDCQMFKNSTDIYIVYLPGIEPFAAPCESRIEDGGWTVIQRRLEGNINFQRSWNEYREGFGDLRGDFFIGLEKLHRMTTAHTQELLVFYERSLLETKQEMYRNFLIGSEQEEYVLKSAKSNGLLGFRGNIGKKFSTYDRDNDEYWLDNCAKIYNGGWWFGKCIPEVVASNPNGPYLPEVTSKSRGIVFAGFKGIRAVQMMIRPQRKEDKKDPFGLKWE